In the Sediminibacter sp. Hel_I_10 genome, one interval contains:
- a CDS encoding 2'-5' RNA ligase family protein — protein MIEKCIVEKKDINITFRGITASPSGIMIQGFIDNNELNAIRDRLRTEFKNSNLEQSLDKRYSIQTAHSTIVRFRTELSQKRKLLEFLDKNINYDFGTFKVNEFELVYNDWYQREKHVKEIYKFVTEK, from the coding sequence TTGATTGAAAAATGTATTGTAGAAAAGAAAGATATAAATATCACTTTTAGAGGAATTACGGCCTCACCTTCTGGCATTATGATTCAAGGATTTATTGATAATAACGAACTAAATGCTATTAGAGACAGGTTGAGAACAGAATTTAAAAACTCTAATTTGGAACAAAGTTTAGACAAAAGATATTCCATACAAACTGCTCACTCAACAATTGTTCGATTTAGAACGGAATTAAGTCAAAAGAGAAAATTATTAGAATTTTTGGATAAAAATATTAATTACGATTTTGGAACTTTCAAAGTAAATGAATTTGAACTTGTTTATAATGATTGGTATCAAAGAGAGAAACACGTGAAAGAAATATACAAATTTGTTACGGAAAAATAA